A stretch of the Bacillus sp. B-jedd genome encodes the following:
- a CDS encoding M3 family oligoendopeptidase: MKFQDYKYSRPDLEEAKKNFEAALERFSAAGTAEEQGKVIDEINALRNHLGTMSTLVSVRHTIDTNDEFYKAEQDFFDEIGPEMEGLVTKYYKALTESKFRNELEEKWGRQLFALAEGQLKTFKPEIVPLLQKENKLVSEYTKLVASAKIEFEGEERTLAQLDAFIESVDRETRKRASEAKFGFFSSHEEQFDRIYDDLVKVRTEIAKELGYNNFVELGYYRMHRTDYNAEMVAGFRKQVEEFIVPIATKLKERQKERIDVNKLYYYDEGFSFTSGNPSPKGSPEWIIENGQKMYDELSGETGEFFKFMRDNSLMDLVAKKGKASGGYCTYIEEYRAPFIFSNFNGTSGDIDVLTHEAGHAFQVYSSRHFEIPEYYWPTYEACEIHSMSMEFFTWPWMELFFKEDTDKYKFQHLSDALLFLPYGVSVDEFQHWVYENPEASPADRKTKWREIERKYQPHKDYEENDYLSRGGFWQRQGHIYNSPFYYIDYTLAQICAFQFWKKSREDREAAWKDYARLCSLGGSQSFTGLVKEAGLLSPFEDGCVESVVGVIEDYLNSIDDKKL; this comes from the coding sequence TTGAAATTTCAGGATTATAAATATTCACGGCCGGATCTTGAAGAAGCAAAGAAAAACTTCGAAGCCGCGCTTGAAAGGTTTAGCGCTGCCGGTACAGCTGAAGAACAAGGAAAAGTGATTGATGAAATCAATGCGCTCAGGAACCATCTTGGGACAATGTCTACTCTTGTATCGGTACGGCATACGATCGATACGAATGATGAATTTTATAAGGCTGAGCAGGATTTCTTCGATGAAATCGGCCCGGAAATGGAAGGTCTTGTAACAAAGTATTACAAGGCGTTGACAGAATCCAAATTCAGGAATGAACTGGAAGAGAAGTGGGGACGGCAGCTCTTTGCCCTTGCTGAAGGACAGCTGAAAACATTCAAACCGGAAATCGTTCCGCTTTTGCAAAAGGAAAATAAGCTTGTTTCTGAATATACGAAGCTAGTCGCCTCCGCGAAAATTGAGTTTGAAGGGGAAGAGCGCACACTGGCACAGCTGGATGCATTCATCGAATCGGTTGATAGGGAAACAAGGAAACGTGCAAGTGAGGCTAAATTTGGGTTTTTCAGCAGCCATGAAGAACAATTTGACAGGATTTATGACGATCTTGTAAAAGTGAGGACCGAAATCGCCAAAGAGCTTGGCTATAATAATTTCGTGGAACTTGGTTACTATAGGATGCACCGTACTGATTATAATGCTGAAATGGTGGCCGGTTTCAGGAAGCAAGTAGAAGAATTCATTGTGCCGATCGCAACGAAGCTAAAAGAACGCCAAAAGGAAAGAATTGATGTAAACAAGCTTTATTATTATGATGAGGGCTTCAGCTTTACATCGGGAAATCCGTCGCCAAAGGGAAGCCCCGAATGGATTATTGAAAACGGGCAGAAAATGTACGATGAACTTTCCGGGGAAACAGGCGAGTTCTTTAAATTCATGAGGGATAACAGCTTAATGGACCTTGTGGCTAAAAAAGGAAAAGCTTCTGGCGGATATTGTACCTATATCGAAGAGTATCGCGCTCCGTTCATCTTTTCTAATTTCAATGGCACATCCGGAGATATCGATGTCCTTACTCATGAAGCCGGTCATGCGTTCCAAGTGTATTCAAGCCGTCATTTCGAGATTCCTGAATACTATTGGCCTACTTATGAGGCCTGTGAAATCCATTCAATGAGCATGGAGTTCTTTACTTGGCCATGGATGGAGTTGTTTTTCAAGGAAGATACCGACAAATACAAGTTTCAGCATTTAAGCGATGCACTTCTGTTTTTACCTTACGGGGTTTCTGTTGATGAATTCCAGCACTGGGTTTACGAAAACCCTGAAGCGTCACCTGCAGACCGAAAAACCAAGTGGAGGGAAATTGAAAGGAAATACCAGCCGCACAAGGATTATGAGGAAAATGATTATCTGTCAAGGGGCGGTTTCTGGCAAAGGCAGGGCCATATTTATAACTCTCCTTTCTATTATATCGACTATACACTTGCCCAGATTTGCGCGTTCCAGTTCTGGAAGAAATCGAGGGAAGACAGGGAAGCTGCATGGAAGGATTATGCGCGCCTTTGTAGCCTTGGGGGAAGCCAGTCATTTACGGGTCTAGTGAAGGAAGCGGGACTTCTCTCGCCGTTTGAGGATGGGTGTGTTGAATCGGTTGTCGGAGTAATTGAAGACTACCTAAATTCTATAGATGATAAAAAACTCTAG
- a CDS encoding ATP-dependent Clp protease ATP-binding subunit: protein MLCQLCNQSHANVQLKLMVNGHKKDLLLCQDCFNKERKSMASSFGPSAGFPSSFFNQSNSFPFGGNEFAGKVGETVKEPANQKGDNGFFDQYGRNLTQLAKAGLIDPVIGRDEEVERVIEILNRRNKNNPVLIGEPGVGKTAIAEGLALKIAEGEVPVKLANKEVYLLDVASLVANTGIRGQFEERMKQMISELQQKKNIILFIDEIHLLVGAGSAEGSMDAGNILKPALARGELQVIGATTLKEYRQIEKDAALERRFQPIHVQEPSPDEAIEILKGIQSKYEDFHEVKYAEEAIQACVQLSHRYIQDRFLPDKAIDLLDEAGSKLNLAHGGVSSADSIEEKLNAISVEKEAALHAENYERAAQLRDEEANLEKRLIETGSSDRPVVEVNHIQEIIEKKTGIPVGKLQEDEQQRLRNLEESLNEKVIGQAEAVKKVAKAIRRSRAGLKAKQRPIGSFLFAGPTGVGKTELTKRLAEELFGSKDAMIRLDMSEYMEKHSVSKLIGSPPGYVGHEEAGQLTEKVRRNPYSIILLDEIEKAHPDVQHMFLQIMEDGRLTDSQGRTVSFKDTVIIMTTNAGVAAKPIHVGFNSSVSVESGILESLGGFFKPEFLNRFDSIIEFGQLEKEHLHQIVSIMIDDLQNNLAEQGLSLSVNEGAKGKLAELGYHPAFGARPLRRVIQDQLEDKIADLILDKPEIKDIEAVIEGNQITLREQAAIVNR from the coding sequence ATGCTTTGCCAACTATGTAATCAATCACATGCGAATGTTCAACTTAAATTAATGGTGAACGGCCATAAAAAGGATCTTTTGCTTTGCCAGGATTGCTTTAACAAAGAGCGTAAATCAATGGCAAGTTCATTCGGTCCATCAGCAGGCTTTCCATCTTCATTTTTTAATCAATCCAATTCCTTCCCGTTTGGCGGAAATGAGTTTGCGGGCAAGGTGGGTGAAACCGTCAAGGAGCCAGCCAATCAAAAAGGAGACAATGGCTTTTTTGATCAGTACGGCCGCAATTTGACCCAATTAGCAAAAGCGGGGCTTATCGACCCAGTCATTGGACGCGATGAAGAAGTCGAAAGAGTTATTGAAATCCTTAACCGCCGAAATAAAAACAACCCTGTCCTCATTGGCGAACCGGGTGTCGGTAAAACAGCCATTGCTGAAGGCCTTGCCCTCAAAATCGCAGAAGGCGAAGTGCCTGTAAAACTTGCAAACAAGGAAGTATATTTGCTTGATGTTGCATCACTCGTTGCCAACACAGGAATCAGGGGCCAATTCGAAGAGCGGATGAAGCAAATGATTTCAGAGCTCCAACAAAAGAAAAATATCATTCTTTTTATAGATGAAATCCATCTTCTTGTCGGGGCAGGTTCCGCCGAAGGCTCGATGGATGCCGGGAACATTCTGAAACCGGCCCTTGCCCGGGGTGAACTTCAGGTCATCGGGGCCACAACATTAAAAGAATACCGCCAAATTGAAAAAGACGCGGCTTTGGAGCGGAGGTTCCAGCCAATCCATGTGCAAGAGCCTTCACCAGACGAGGCTATTGAGATTTTAAAGGGAATTCAATCAAAATATGAGGATTTCCATGAAGTCAAGTATGCAGAAGAGGCCATCCAGGCATGCGTCCAATTGTCCCACCGCTATATCCAGGACCGGTTTCTTCCAGACAAAGCGATTGATTTGCTTGATGAAGCTGGCTCAAAGCTGAACCTCGCTCATGGTGGTGTTTCTTCGGCGGACAGTATTGAAGAAAAATTGAATGCAATTTCCGTTGAAAAAGAAGCCGCTTTGCATGCTGAAAATTATGAGCGGGCAGCCCAGCTTCGCGATGAGGAAGCAAACCTTGAAAAAAGGCTAATAGAAACAGGGTCTTCAGACCGCCCAGTTGTTGAAGTAAATCATATCCAGGAAATCATTGAAAAGAAAACTGGCATCCCTGTCGGTAAACTTCAGGAGGATGAACAGCAGAGATTAAGGAATCTTGAGGAATCACTGAACGAAAAAGTCATTGGTCAAGCTGAAGCGGTGAAGAAGGTGGCCAAGGCCATCCGCAGGAGCCGTGCCGGCCTAAAAGCAAAACAGCGACCGATTGGTTCGTTCCTGTTTGCCGGCCCGACAGGAGTAGGGAAAACAGAGCTGACAAAAAGACTGGCTGAAGAATTATTCGGCTCAAAAGACGCAATGATCAGGCTTGATATGAGCGAATACATGGAAAAACACAGCGTCTCCAAACTCATTGGTTCGCCTCCAGGCTATGTAGGCCATGAGGAAGCAGGACAACTGACTGAAAAGGTCCGCCGCAATCCGTATTCAATTATCCTTCTTGATGAGATTGAAAAGGCCCATCCCGATGTCCAGCATATGTTCCTGCAAATCATGGAGGACGGCCGTTTGACTGACAGCCAGGGAAGAACGGTAAGCTTTAAGGATACCGTCATCATCATGACAACGAACGCAGGAGTCGCCGCAAAACCGATCCATGTTGGTTTCAACAGCAGTGTTTCCGTTGAGAGCGGCATCCTGGAATCACTCGGCGGGTTCTTTAAACCGGAATTCCTGAACAGGTTTGACAGCATCATCGAATTTGGACAGTTGGAAAAAGAACATCTTCACCAAATTGTCAGCATTATGATAGATGATTTGCAAAATAATCTTGCTGAACAAGGCTTGTCGCTTTCAGTCAATGAAGGTGCGAAAGGAAAATTGGCGGAACTCGGTTATCATCCGGCCTTCGGCGCGCGCCCGCTCCGCCGTGTTATTCAGGATCAGCTTGAGGACAAAATCGCCGATTTAATCCTTGATAAACCTGAAATCAAGGATATCGAGGCAGTCATTGAAGGAAATCAAATCACGCTTCGCGAACAAGCAGCAATTGTGAACCGTTAA
- a CDS encoding AAA family ATPase, which yields MEANKTVERLKNEISKHLIGKEEEVELMFISLLFNGHVLMESVPGTGKTMLAKKFAEAVGGVFSRIQFTPDVLPGDITGIRFFNPKKQEFELLQGPIMANIVLADEINRATPRTQSSLLEAMEEKQVTIDGYTLALDRPFMVIATQNPVESQQGTFPLPAAQMDRFFIKLQAFYPELEEERRILQLHRGGTRSLEVKQVITKEELLALAKEASETAISHDVETYILEVARKTREHSLIELGASPRGTIAMMRAAQGKAFVSGRSFVDPDDVKAVAPYVLGHRLQLTTEGSLTRTPEAIMTEILESVPVPVEKGAG from the coding sequence ATGGAAGCAAATAAAACAGTTGAGCGGCTAAAGAATGAAATAAGCAAACACTTAATCGGCAAAGAAGAGGAAGTGGAATTAATGTTCATTTCCCTTCTTTTTAATGGCCATGTACTAATGGAGAGTGTTCCTGGGACAGGGAAAACCATGCTCGCAAAAAAATTCGCTGAAGCAGTAGGAGGAGTCTTTTCACGAATCCAATTTACCCCTGATGTTCTGCCCGGCGATATTACTGGCATCCGGTTCTTTAATCCAAAAAAGCAGGAATTCGAATTGCTCCAAGGTCCAATTATGGCGAATATTGTGCTGGCAGATGAAATTAACCGGGCGACCCCTCGGACGCAGTCCAGCCTTCTTGAAGCGATGGAGGAAAAACAGGTAACAATTGATGGATATACGCTTGCCCTTGACCGTCCGTTCATGGTTATTGCTACGCAAAATCCAGTCGAATCCCAACAGGGGACATTCCCTCTGCCTGCAGCACAGATGGACCGGTTCTTTATCAAACTGCAGGCTTTTTATCCTGAACTTGAAGAAGAGCGGAGAATTTTGCAACTCCACCGGGGTGGGACAAGGAGCTTGGAAGTCAAACAGGTTATTACAAAAGAAGAATTGCTTGCTTTGGCCAAGGAAGCTTCAGAGACGGCAATCAGCCATGATGTGGAAACGTATATTCTTGAGGTCGCCCGTAAAACAAGGGAGCATTCCCTGATAGAGCTTGGGGCGAGCCCGCGAGGAACAATTGCGATGATGAGAGCGGCCCAAGGAAAGGCGTTTGTATCGGGAAGAAGCTTTGTCGATCCGGATGATGTTAAAGCAGTTGCGCCATATGTACTGGGACATCGGCTTCAGTTGACAACAGAAGGGTCCTTGACCCGGACACCGGAAGCTATTATGACGGAAATTCTGGAAAGTGTGCCCGTACCTGTTGAAAAGGGGGCAGGATAA
- a CDS encoding SDR family NAD(P)-dependent oxidoreductase: MFTGKTVVITGAGNGIGKGIAKEFAAKGAVVVIADIDEDAGRLLEAELLGLKTKAMFIPTDVKDETSVQSLFTEAASRFGKVDILVNNAGISEFHAFFEMTVDVWDKILDTNLRSVFLCSQAAGRIMKTTGGAIINIASTRARMSEPDTEAYSASKGGIVSLTHALARTLGPYNITVNCISPGWIETGDYEMLSAADHSQHISGRVGKPDDIARACLFLADSRNNFITGENIIIDGGMTKKMIYVD; the protein is encoded by the coding sequence ATGTTCACCGGAAAAACAGTGGTTATTACAGGGGCTGGCAACGGTATCGGAAAAGGTATCGCAAAAGAATTTGCCGCAAAAGGAGCCGTTGTAGTCATTGCGGATATTGATGAAGATGCCGGAAGGCTTTTGGAGGCTGAATTGCTTGGATTAAAGACCAAAGCCATGTTCATTCCTACAGATGTAAAGGACGAAACAAGTGTACAAAGTTTATTTACAGAAGCCGCCTCCAGGTTTGGAAAAGTGGATATCCTTGTAAACAATGCAGGGATATCGGAATTCCACGCCTTTTTTGAAATGACTGTTGATGTTTGGGATAAAATCCTTGATACAAACCTGAGAAGTGTATTTCTCTGTTCACAAGCGGCAGGAAGAATCATGAAGACAACAGGTGGTGCCATCATTAACATAGCATCTACCCGGGCACGCATGTCAGAACCGGATACGGAAGCATATTCAGCTTCAAAGGGCGGGATTGTCTCGTTGACCCATGCCTTGGCTAGGACTCTTGGCCCTTACAATATTACCGTCAATTGTATCAGTCCGGGTTGGATAGAGACAGGTGACTACGAAATGCTATCGGCGGCCGACCACTCCCAGCATATTAGCGGGCGGGTTGGAAAGCCGGATGATATCGCTAGGGCGTGTCTGTTCCTCGCAGATTCCCGCAATAATTTCATTACAGGAGAAAATATCATTATCGATGGCGGCATGACGAAAAAAATGATTTATGTAGATTAA
- a CDS encoding aspartyl-phosphate phosphatase Spo0E family protein — MEIILITKQSEGEGLLLCQDNLLNKIEHKRKEMILTASKTGITSTQTLIKSRELDDLINLHNKKSSSSFTYYSRAMTN, encoded by the coding sequence ATGGAAATAATATTAATCACAAAGCAGAGCGAAGGTGAAGGACTATTGTTATGCCAGGACAACTTGCTGAACAAAATTGAACATAAAAGAAAAGAAATGATTTTGACAGCTTCCAAGACTGGAATTACGAGCACCCAGACTCTCATAAAAAGCCGGGAACTTGATGATTTGATCAACCTGCACAATAAGAAAAGCAGTAGTTCGTTTACGTATTATTCACGAGCAATGACCAATTAA
- a CDS encoding YkvS family protein, translated as MKRAEVGNVIEFRGGLKGIVEKVNENSVIVDLTYMDNYRDLELDQRTVINHKNYKVIKDSAN; from the coding sequence TTGAAGAGAGCAGAAGTAGGAAATGTCATTGAGTTCCGCGGGGGGCTGAAAGGGATTGTTGAAAAGGTGAATGAAAACTCTGTGATTGTAGACTTGACTTATATGGATAACTACAGGGATCTTGAATTGGATCAACGCACTGTCATTAATCATAAAAACTATAAAGTTATTAAAGACTCAGCAAATTAA
- a CDS encoding phosphocarrier protein HPr: MAEKQFTVTADTGIHARPATLLVQTASRFDSDINLEYKGKKVNLKSIMGVMSLGIGQGSTISISAEGSDSEEALKTLEETLKKEGLAE; the protein is encoded by the coding sequence ATGGCAGAAAAACAATTTACAGTTACTGCGGACACAGGAATCCATGCAAGGCCGGCTACACTGCTGGTACAAACAGCTAGCAGGTTTGATTCCGATATCAATCTTGAGTATAAAGGCAAAAAAGTAAACTTGAAATCCATCATGGGCGTTATGTCCCTGGGAATCGGACAAGGCTCAACGATTTCCATCTCCGCGGAAGGAAGCGATTCAGAAGAAGCGCTAAAAACGTTGGAGGAAACTCTCAAAAAAGAAGGATTGGCTGAATAA
- a CDS encoding DUF58 domain-containing protein gives MAWTRYLFTEKKIAAIQISSIILILLSFYMDEKFLFFTGSIAFLAITLNQMYEKHAGEGLEVEMVRKRNRYFSGERGEWEMVFRNSGWPILNGEVKVIFDNAVEPIQAGKTNGKTLNEVSVPFSIMKGESKKLSIPYITRKRGLSKIRRLELSFPNLFGFGSTLLEYKHPLPQEALVYPKRMEVAGKKDILTDRPGTQAAAFSLYEDLLSPAGTRDYSIRDGFKRIHWKASARTGKLQTKLFDRVSEKGMVISLNVMEGHSSSPQFEELLESAADLAYFACSRNIPVSLCMNIRNVGDVPFYYVPPGEGREQLQKIYELLALASSDHATLPYERMISYMERHFHLMPTFIHGEGVTEQIYANLGCMQKKGVALYHLQVMEHYSMLTSFSHQPERRISS, from the coding sequence ATGGCCTGGACAAGGTATCTTTTTACTGAAAAGAAAATCGCCGCTATCCAAATTTCCTCCATTATCCTGATTTTGCTTTCCTTCTACATGGATGAGAAGTTTTTGTTTTTTACAGGATCAATTGCCTTCCTGGCCATAACACTCAATCAGATGTATGAAAAACATGCTGGGGAAGGCCTGGAAGTTGAAATGGTACGAAAGCGGAACAGATATTTTTCCGGCGAGCGTGGGGAATGGGAAATGGTATTCAGGAATAGTGGCTGGCCAATCCTCAATGGTGAAGTAAAAGTAATTTTCGACAATGCAGTAGAACCAATTCAAGCCGGAAAAACAAATGGAAAGACGTTAAATGAGGTATCAGTTCCCTTCTCGATCATGAAAGGTGAATCAAAAAAACTGTCTATTCCCTATATAACGAGAAAAAGAGGATTGTCCAAAATCCGAAGGCTGGAACTTAGCTTTCCCAACTTGTTCGGTTTCGGCTCTACGCTCCTTGAGTACAAACATCCGCTTCCCCAGGAAGCACTCGTCTACCCGAAAAGAATGGAGGTTGCTGGAAAAAAGGACATCCTTACCGACCGGCCTGGAACACAGGCGGCAGCCTTTTCACTTTATGAAGATTTGCTTTCACCCGCGGGAACGCGTGATTACAGTATTCGTGACGGCTTCAAAAGAATTCACTGGAAAGCCAGTGCAAGAACCGGAAAGCTGCAGACGAAACTTTTTGACCGGGTATCAGAAAAAGGGATGGTTATCAGCCTGAATGTTATGGAAGGCCATTCATCCTCACCACAATTTGAAGAGTTGCTCGAAAGCGCTGCTGACCTTGCCTATTTCGCATGTTCCAGGAATATTCCTGTCTCTTTGTGCATGAACATCCGAAATGTGGGAGATGTTCCTTTTTATTATGTACCGCCGGGGGAAGGAAGGGAGCAGCTCCAAAAAATATATGAGCTTCTCGCTTTGGCTAGCTCTGACCATGCCACACTGCCCTACGAGAGGATGATTTCGTATATGGAAAGGCATTTTCATCTGATGCCAACTTTTATTCATGGCGAAGGGGTGACAGAACAGATTTATGCCAATTTAGGGTGCATGCAAAAGAAAGGAGTAGCGCTTTATCATTTGCAGGTAATGGAGCACTATTCTATGCTCACTTCTTTTTCGCATCAGCCGGAAAGAAGGATTTCATCATGA
- a CDS encoding CPBP family intramembrane glutamic endopeptidase yields MVSKNFDYRLLGGFLLAHFLLFFSFQDKHIFWYIFPASLLVLTIWTILQEEVDDRVSFIKYMTVGILSGFLLFGLFYFGRYMINLFHLPFTGSISKLYKWFSPREFWQYIALVLIAVPGEELFWRGFVQKRILRHAAVLPSAFISAAMYASVHIYSFQPVLVFSAFVSGLVWGLLYAWKRSLPLVIVSHLVFDLMIFIIVPLN; encoded by the coding sequence ATGGTATCCAAGAACTTTGACTATCGTTTATTAGGCGGCTTTTTGCTGGCCCATTTTCTTTTATTTTTTTCTTTTCAGGACAAGCATATTTTCTGGTACATTTTCCCTGCTAGCCTTCTTGTTCTGACCATCTGGACAATCCTGCAGGAGGAAGTGGATGACAGAGTTTCATTTATTAAATATATGACCGTAGGCATCCTATCCGGTTTCCTTTTGTTCGGCCTTTTTTATTTTGGACGTTATATGATCAATCTGTTCCACCTGCCGTTCACAGGAAGCATTTCCAAGCTCTATAAATGGTTTTCTCCAAGAGAGTTTTGGCAATATATCGCCCTCGTGTTAATTGCTGTCCCTGGAGAAGAATTATTTTGGAGGGGGTTTGTCCAAAAAAGGATTCTCCGCCATGCGGCAGTCCTGCCAAGTGCGTTTATTTCGGCAGCCATGTACGCCTCTGTACATATATATTCTTTCCAGCCGGTCCTCGTTTTCTCCGCTTTCGTATCGGGTTTGGTTTGGGGACTGCTATATGCTTGGAAAAGAAGCCTGCCGCTTGTTATTGTTTCCCACCTTGTTTTTGATTTGATGATTTTCATAATTGTTCCCCTCAACTAA
- a CDS encoding YkvI family membrane protein, with translation MKRNWSGAFQIAAVYVGTVVGAGFATGREIVEFFSRFGFIGFIGILVSGYLLISMGSKLMRTAARINADTYQEFNEFLFGKRASGLINILMLLMLLGVTSVMMSGAGAVFEEQIGTSRNYGILLTIALSVIVMYFGTKALFAVNTFIVPAMIMFSIFLMALSVVKPGFTEAFFKVEVGRDSWKGVFSPFLYIAFNLGLSQAVLVPVASEVKDDWTIKWGGILGGAALTIILLSSHLTLVMLPSLETYDIPMAAVMRNVAGSFHWLFISIVYAEIFTSVIGNIYGLERQIKKIIPLNTLSITAGIFAVSYIASLIHYGTLLSFLYPLFGYVSLAFLILLWIKPLPKIQ, from the coding sequence GTGAAGCGAAATTGGTCAGGTGCTTTCCAAATCGCGGCCGTCTACGTCGGCACTGTGGTCGGAGCCGGTTTTGCAACAGGAAGGGAAATTGTTGAGTTTTTCTCACGGTTTGGATTTATAGGATTTATAGGAATTTTGGTCAGCGGCTATCTTCTCATCTCAATGGGATCGAAGTTAATGAGGACCGCGGCGAGGATTAATGCAGATACGTATCAGGAGTTTAATGAATTCTTATTTGGAAAGCGCGCTTCAGGTTTAATAAATATTTTAATGCTTTTAATGCTTCTCGGTGTAACGTCTGTGATGATGTCCGGTGCGGGTGCTGTTTTCGAGGAACAGATTGGGACCTCAAGGAATTATGGAATCTTATTAACAATAGCGCTATCAGTCATAGTTATGTATTTCGGCACGAAAGCCTTGTTTGCAGTAAATACCTTTATCGTCCCTGCAATGATCATGTTCAGTATTTTTTTAATGGCATTATCGGTTGTGAAGCCTGGCTTTACAGAGGCATTTTTTAAGGTTGAAGTTGGACGGGACAGTTGGAAGGGGGTTTTTTCGCCATTTTTGTATATTGCCTTCAACCTTGGCCTTTCTCAGGCTGTTCTGGTGCCTGTGGCGTCGGAAGTAAAGGATGATTGGACGATCAAGTGGGGGGGAATCCTTGGCGGAGCGGCATTAACAATTATTTTGCTCTCCAGCCATCTGACGCTGGTCATGCTTCCCAGTCTGGAAACGTATGATATCCCGATGGCTGCGGTAATGAGAAATGTAGCCGGCAGCTTTCATTGGCTGTTTATTTCAATTGTCTATGCAGAAATTTTCACTTCTGTAATTGGGAATATATATGGCCTCGAAAGACAAATAAAGAAGATAATCCCTTTGAATACACTTTCGATTACAGCCGGCATTTTTGCCGTATCCTACATTGCCAGCCTGATTCATTATGGGACGCTCCTGTCCTTCCTTTATCCGCTGTTTGGCTATGTCAGCCTAGCGTTTTTAATTCTTTTATGGATAAAACCTTTACCGAAAATACAATAA